AAGTATTTCTGCGTGAGGATTTGGGGTTGCCCCTACAACTATTTTTGTCATTTTGTCTGAATTATTACCTGCATTTGAGCTGGTCTCATTATTATTTGATTTAGTGCAGCCTACAATGGCGAATGATAATGTCAATATTAATGTAATCAATAATATTATTTTTTTCATCTATACCATCCTTTCATCTTTTATCAACCTTTTTTGCCAGGTAGTTTCCTAATCTTTGTACGATTTCTACAAAGACGATTAAAACGATTATTGTTGCAATAAGTACATCTGTTTCATATCTTTGATATCCATACCTTATAGCTAGATCTCCAAGTCCACCTCCTCCGATAGCACCTGCCATAGCAGAATATCCCAAAATATTTATGATTGTAAGAGTTACACCCAATATCAGTGATGGTAGTGACTCTGGTATCATGACTTTAAATATTATCTGAGGTATTGTTGCACCAACAGATATTGATGCTTCTATGACACCCCAATCAACTTCTTTTAGAGATGACTCAATTACTCTTGCTACAAAAGGGGCAGCCGCAACTGACAGAGGTACTATTGCTGCTGTTGGTCCAATTGTAGTACCTACTATAAGCCTTGAAAGTGGGAAAATCGCAATTATAAGAATTATAAATGGTACTGATCTCATAATGTTAATGATGGTACCCAATATGTGGTTTAGTTTGATGTTTTCAGATAAATGGCCTTTATCTGTTATTACAAGTATTATTCCTAGCGGTAGACCTATTATTACAGAAAAAAGGGTAGAGAAAAATACCATATACAGTGATTCCCACAAAGGCTGCTCCATAAGCTGCCATAAGTTTATTAAGTATTGTATTGTGTTACTAAATGATACCATTTTTAAGCACCTCTATTCTAAGGCTGTTTTTTTCTAAAAATTTTATTGCATCTTTTATAGAACTTGGATCTCCATTAATCTTTATAAGGAGATTTCCTATTTGAGAGTTCTGGACTCTTTCTATATTTCCAGAAATTATATTTACATCAACATTAAACTTTTTTATCATATGTGATATTACAGGCTCGTTGCTACTGCTACCAAAGAATGACAGACGCAATATTTCTTCATTTGGATTCTTGTCGTCTATGAGGATGTCAGGAGGAAGCTCTGCTATCATATCTTTTAAAAATCTTTTCGACGTTTCTGTAGAAGGATTGGAAAAAATGTCTATTACATTTCCTTCTTCGATGATAACGCCATTTTCTAAAACAGCGACTCTATCACATAAGTTTCTTATGACTGACATTTCATGTGTTATGACGACTATTGTTATACCGTATTGTTTGTTTATGTTTCTAAGTAAGTTTAATATTGATTCTGTCGTAGTCGGGTCCAATGCAGATGTCGCTTCATCTGATAAGATTATATCGGGGTTGTTGGCAAGCGCCCTTGCTATGCCGACTCTTTGTTTTTGACCACCAGATAGTTGTGAAGGATATGCGTATTTCTTGTCTTTAAGATCCACAACTTCAAGCAGTTCATTTACACGCTTTTTTATAACAGAATCTTTAGCTTTTGAGATTCTTAAAGGAAAAGCTATGTTTTCATACACTGTAGAGTTCATTAAAAGATTGAAATGCTGAAATATCATGCCAATCTTTTTTCTCATTTCACGAAGTTCTTTTGGGCTTAACTTTGTCATTTCAGTACCATTTATGGAAATGCTTCCGGTTGTAGGCTTTTCAAGCATGTTTATGCACCTAATCAACGATGATTTGCCTGCACCGCTTAAGCCCATTATGCCGTATATTTCTCCATCATTTATTGTTAAATTGATGTCTTTGAGTGCAACTACATCTTTTCCATTTGTGTTGTAGACTTTACTTAGATTTTTAATTGATATCAAAATATTTCACCCTCTTTATGAAAAGTTGGAACGTCAAAAATGCAATAAAAAAAACCTCCCAATGAAAGAGGTTAGTTCCTCTCTCATCTCTCAGCATTAAAGCCGCAGGAATTGGCACCATTGCACTTTCGTGCCGGTTGCCGGGTTTCATCGGGCCAGTCCCTCCACCTCTCTGGATAAGAG
The nucleotide sequence above comes from Thermoanaerobacterium sp. CMT5567-10. Encoded proteins:
- a CDS encoding methionine ABC transporter permease, which gives rise to MVSFSNTIQYLINLWQLMEQPLWESLYMVFFSTLFSVIIGLPLGIILVITDKGHLSENIKLNHILGTIINIMRSVPFIILIIAIFPLSRLIVGTTIGPTAAIVPLSVAAAPFVARVIESSLKEVDWGVIEASISVGATIPQIIFKVMIPESLPSLILGVTLTIINILGYSAMAGAIGGGGLGDLAIRYGYQRYETDVLIATIIVLIVFVEIVQRLGNYLAKKVDKR
- a CDS encoding methionine ABC transporter ATP-binding protein, which encodes MISIKNLSKVYNTNGKDVVALKDINLTINDGEIYGIMGLSGAGKSSLIRCINMLEKPTTGSISINGTEMTKLSPKELREMRKKIGMIFQHFNLLMNSTVYENIAFPLRISKAKDSVIKKRVNELLEVVDLKDKKYAYPSQLSGGQKQRVGIARALANNPDIILSDEATSALDPTTTESILNLLRNINKQYGITIVVITHEMSVIRNLCDRVAVLENGVIIEEGNVIDIFSNPSTETSKRFLKDMIAELPPDILIDDKNPNEEILRLSFFGSSSNEPVISHMIKKFNVDVNIISGNIERVQNSQIGNLLIKINGDPSSIKDAIKFLEKNSLRIEVLKNGII